A portion of the Roseimicrobium gellanilyticum genome contains these proteins:
- a CDS encoding alpha-E domain-containing protein, with amino-acid sequence MPHPIQLNTSIQRGSQVMLSRVANSLYWMSRYIERAENIARLLDVNLQLMLDFGQLDDQQLKEHWLPILRSAGDEETFFNHYTTADSQSVTEFMTFSLENPNSVMSCLLAARENARQIRDQISREMFEALNECHLFLKSKNARELWDGGAHDFYEQIKKYSHLFQGLTSSTFSRDEGYEFIQFGKFVERADKTARILDLKYHILLPSLADVGGAVDTAQWQALLRSVSALEAYRRSHVVDIAPWKVAEFLLFSETFPRSVRYCLEQVDRYLHLLANTAIGEYRSPRERTFGKLLYEMKFRTIEEVIRQGLHEYLEEVRKTLDGIDDFIYETFMYHPPTDMEAEIRLHQQEMQQQQQSQG; translated from the coding sequence ATGCCTCATCCCATTCAATTGAACACGAGCATCCAGCGCGGCTCCCAGGTGATGCTTTCCCGTGTGGCCAATTCCCTCTACTGGATGAGCCGGTACATTGAGCGCGCGGAGAATATCGCCCGCCTGCTGGATGTGAACCTGCAGCTCATGCTGGATTTCGGCCAGCTCGATGACCAGCAACTCAAGGAACACTGGCTCCCCATCCTGCGCTCCGCCGGCGATGAAGAGACCTTCTTCAATCACTACACCACCGCGGACAGCCAGAGTGTGACGGAGTTCATGACCTTCTCCCTGGAGAATCCAAATTCGGTCATGTCCTGCCTTCTTGCTGCCCGTGAGAATGCACGCCAGATTCGCGACCAGATCTCCCGGGAAATGTTCGAGGCGCTGAACGAGTGCCATCTCTTCCTGAAGTCGAAGAATGCCCGCGAGCTGTGGGATGGCGGCGCGCACGATTTCTACGAGCAGATCAAGAAGTACTCCCACCTCTTCCAGGGACTCACGAGTTCCACATTCTCCCGTGATGAAGGGTACGAGTTCATCCAGTTCGGCAAGTTTGTGGAGCGTGCGGACAAGACGGCGCGCATCTTGGATCTGAAGTACCACATCCTCCTGCCCAGCCTTGCAGATGTGGGTGGCGCCGTGGACACCGCGCAGTGGCAGGCGCTGCTGCGCTCGGTAAGCGCGCTGGAGGCGTATCGCCGTTCTCATGTGGTGGACATCGCCCCGTGGAAAGTTGCGGAGTTCCTCCTCTTCTCGGAAACCTTCCCCCGCTCCGTGCGCTACTGTCTGGAACAGGTGGACCGCTACCTGCATCTGCTGGCGAATACGGCCATCGGTGAATACCGCAGCCCTCGCGAGCGCACCTTTGGAAAGCTGCTCTACGAAATGAAGTTCCGCACCATCGAAGAGGTGATCCGCCAGGGTCTCCACGAGTACCTCGAGGAAGTGCGTAAGACGCTCGACGGCATCGATGACTTCATCTATGAAACATTCATGTACCACCCACCCACGGACATGGAGGCTGAGATTCGCCTGCACCAGCAGGAGATGCAGCAGCAACAGCAAAGTCAGGGATGA
- a CDS encoding cytochrome c oxidase assembly factor Coa1 family protein: MNPYPPSQPPVPQKSSKKWWFLGCGGCLGIIALGVLAIGFFVVSIMGVIKKTDAYTGALQRAQSSAELQEAIGTPMEPSYWVMGAVSTNNGAESAEFAIPLTGPKGVAAVTVKASRPAGATAWEYSILEALVASGPKKDTKIELK, from the coding sequence ATGAATCCCTATCCTCCTTCACAACCTCCCGTCCCTCAGAAGAGCAGCAAGAAATGGTGGTTCCTCGGCTGCGGCGGCTGCCTGGGCATCATTGCTCTTGGCGTGCTTGCCATCGGCTTCTTTGTTGTCTCCATCATGGGGGTCATCAAGAAGACGGACGCCTACACCGGTGCATTGCAACGCGCACAGAGCTCGGCCGAACTTCAAGAGGCGATTGGCACCCCCATGGAGCCCAGCTATTGGGTCATGGGCGCAGTGAGCACCAACAACGGCGCCGAAAGCGCCGAGTTCGCCATTCCCCTTACGGGACCGAAGGGCGTCGCCGCCGTCACGGTGAAGGCCTCCAGACCCGCCGGTGCTACTGCCTGGGAATACTCGATCCTGGAAGCGCTGGTCGCCAGCGGACCTAAAAAGGACACCAAGATCGAGCTGAAGTAA
- a CDS encoding transglutaminase family protein: protein MSTPQDGASLLPEWTEPLTLEVRHLTRFTYHDAVWDSFNEARLQPVTDTAQLCRRFFLHIDPAADVRDYPDFYSNCVHYFDVKRPHEQLSVEAVSHVQTHADSRGPVPEKNPPEGLKNPSIMENYFDFLHDSQFVSLEPEIWREAVDSLPGGVSDLWTDTLAVGGHVFSTFTYTPSATTVNTRPTEVVQLRKGVCQDFAHVMLGILRTLGIPARYVSGYFYNPDRKPDEIEASHAWVEVYLPGYGWKGFDPTHNRVPDTRYVKLAVGRDYADIRPLSGTFRGRGTREMTVEVRVRRLPEDAWE, encoded by the coding sequence ATGAGCACCCCTCAAGACGGTGCTTCACTCTTGCCAGAATGGACCGAGCCTCTCACGCTGGAGGTGCGTCATCTCACGCGGTTCACGTATCACGATGCGGTGTGGGACAGCTTCAATGAAGCGCGGCTCCAGCCGGTGACGGATACAGCACAACTCTGCCGCCGCTTCTTTCTTCACATCGATCCAGCTGCGGACGTCCGTGACTATCCGGACTTCTACTCGAACTGCGTGCACTACTTCGATGTGAAGCGCCCGCACGAGCAGCTCAGCGTGGAAGCCGTTTCTCATGTCCAGACTCACGCAGACTCGCGAGGGCCGGTGCCGGAGAAGAACCCTCCCGAGGGACTGAAGAACCCCTCAATCATGGAGAACTACTTCGACTTCCTCCACGACTCACAATTCGTTTCCCTGGAGCCCGAAATCTGGCGTGAAGCCGTGGACTCCCTTCCCGGCGGCGTCTCCGACCTGTGGACCGACACCCTTGCCGTGGGCGGCCATGTATTCAGTACCTTCACCTACACCCCCTCAGCCACCACGGTGAATACGCGCCCCACGGAAGTGGTGCAGCTCCGCAAAGGTGTCTGCCAGGACTTCGCGCACGTGATGCTGGGGATCCTTCGCACGCTCGGCATTCCCGCCCGGTATGTGAGCGGCTACTTCTACAATCCCGATCGCAAGCCGGACGAAATTGAAGCCAGCCATGCATGGGTGGAAGTGTATCTGCCCGGTTACGGCTGGAAGGGATTCGATCCCACGCACAACCGCGTGCCCGACACGAGATATGTGAAGCTCGCCGTGGGCCGCGACTACGCCGACATCCGCCCGCTCAGCGGCACCTTCCGCGGACGCGGGACGCGCGAGATGACCGTGGAGGTACGCGTGCGCCGCCTGCCGGAAGACGCGTGGGAGTGA
- a CDS encoding formylglycine-generating enzyme family protein: protein MFSRVRACSGGRPPSLCSSSLFRRIVRWMMPVAFVSVQVLTPGQELTPDGKFTPGPASAQGQPTKKNSQGMPLFEIPGTPVYIAAWETRVADFKAFVNDSGYSWSGTPFFPQTEDHPVVNVSLRDAMAFCAWLTQREQASGALTKLQVYRLPSQREWDAAVGLQVGRSAHPTPEQRERDLEAFPWGMEWPPPQGAGNFNSMEISGKDDGYTFTSPVGSFAASPEGLADLAGNVWEWTWDQPPGGETSLQTFGVLRGGSWMYFRKECLLSAYQYKVPGDTRAPSIGFRYVLEDKPRSAMFLAEMERSKADIARERRAELMDGPKVTQEEVEKMRQQMERRGSGLVVSANEAEVKAPLPDVATLKLASAGQPYTNPLGMAFRPLEVGSRVLIGEHEVRVQDYEAAGKAWKNRPTFAITPIHPIVNVSWDEANQFCEWLTGKDREAKLIPEGARYRLPTDLEWSRAAGLEVDPGGTPAERHLANKADYPWGRESVPPKLSANLDTARMSGYQDIHTYTAPVGSFSPNSLHLYDLAGNVSEWCSDDWPGAAGEKVIRGSSWLSFSLDTLLTSARQHLPANATKANVGFRLVLELP, encoded by the coding sequence ATGTTTTCTCGCGTGCGTGCATGTTCCGGTGGCAGGCCACCTTCTCTCTGTTCCTCGTCGCTGTTTCGGCGGATTGTCCGCTGGATGATGCCGGTGGCGTTCGTGAGCGTGCAGGTGCTGACACCTGGTCAGGAACTCACGCCGGATGGGAAATTTACCCCCGGTCCCGCATCTGCGCAGGGCCAGCCGACCAAGAAAAACAGCCAGGGGATGCCCTTGTTCGAGATTCCGGGCACACCCGTCTACATCGCTGCCTGGGAAACCCGGGTCGCGGACTTCAAGGCGTTTGTGAATGACTCGGGCTACTCGTGGAGTGGAACACCTTTTTTCCCGCAGACGGAGGATCACCCTGTGGTCAATGTCAGCTTGAGGGACGCGATGGCGTTCTGCGCCTGGCTGACGCAGCGTGAGCAGGCATCTGGCGCTCTTACCAAGCTGCAGGTCTATCGATTGCCCTCGCAGAGGGAGTGGGATGCGGCCGTGGGTCTGCAAGTGGGTCGCTCCGCCCATCCGACACCGGAGCAGCGGGAGCGTGATTTGGAGGCGTTCCCATGGGGCATGGAATGGCCGCCTCCTCAAGGAGCCGGGAATTTTAATTCCATGGAAATCTCTGGCAAGGACGATGGGTACACCTTCACGTCACCAGTCGGCAGCTTTGCAGCGTCTCCGGAAGGACTTGCGGATTTGGCTGGCAACGTGTGGGAGTGGACTTGGGATCAGCCTCCTGGTGGCGAGACCAGCTTGCAGACGTTTGGCGTCCTGCGCGGCGGTTCCTGGATGTACTTCCGGAAGGAGTGCTTGTTGTCTGCCTACCAATACAAGGTGCCGGGCGATACCCGGGCTCCCAGCATCGGCTTCCGATATGTACTGGAGGACAAACCTCGCTCGGCAATGTTCCTCGCTGAGATGGAGAGGTCCAAGGCGGACATCGCTCGTGAACGGCGCGCCGAGTTGATGGACGGTCCCAAGGTCACGCAGGAGGAGGTGGAAAAGATGCGTCAGCAGATGGAGCGTCGTGGTTCAGGTTTGGTGGTGTCGGCGAATGAAGCTGAGGTCAAGGCGCCGCTGCCCGACGTGGCGACTCTCAAGCTCGCTTCCGCGGGCCAGCCCTATACCAACCCTCTGGGGATGGCATTCCGGCCACTGGAGGTGGGCTCGCGGGTGTTGATTGGCGAGCATGAAGTGCGTGTGCAGGACTACGAAGCTGCAGGCAAGGCGTGGAAGAATCGCCCGACCTTTGCCATCACCCCGATCCATCCGATCGTGAATGTGAGTTGGGACGAGGCGAACCAGTTCTGTGAATGGCTGACTGGCAAGGATCGTGAGGCCAAGCTCATTCCTGAAGGCGCAAGATACCGCCTTCCAACCGATCTCGAGTGGAGTCGCGCAGCCGGCCTGGAAGTGGATCCGGGAGGCACGCCTGCGGAGCGTCACCTCGCCAACAAGGCGGACTATCCGTGGGGACGCGAATCCGTGCCGCCGAAGTTGAGCGCCAACCTCGACACGGCGCGTATGTCTGGATACCAGGACATTCACACTTACACTGCGCCGGTGGGCAGCTTCTCACCGAACAGCCTCCATCTTTATGACCTTGCGGGCAATGTGTCCGAGTGGTGTTCGGACGATTGGCCCGGCGCTGCGGGTGAGAAGGTGATTCGCGGCTCTTCCTGGCTTAGCTTCTCTCTGGATACGCTGCTGACTTCGGCGAGACAGCATCTTCCGGCCAACGCCACGAAGGCGAACGTGGGCTTCCGGTTGGTGCTGGAGTTGCCCTGA
- the eboE gene encoding metabolite traffic protein EboE: MHLPHGNHLGYCTNIHRGETFEETWRGLRDYTLQVRERVAPGKPYGIGLRLSEQAARDLSAPCMLAEFQEWLEANNCYVFTINGFPYGSFHGTRVKEQVFKPDWTTKERLDYTCLLFDLLAKLLPKGMSGSVSTLPGSHKEFGIGGDELNAIFDNLKACSEHIQRLCDATGHDLHLGLEPEPLGLFETSGETLKFFGLYLDRHPKELNFFKRVGLNYDCCHLAVEFEEAGEALDRITSAGIRLSKLHLSSALSLQPTKENLERLRGYDEPVYFHQVVVKEGEAPLRRFRDIPNALEMAAQTPNDLGEEWRVHFHIPLHAEPSGGFRDTKDHLLGALDWLQVNPTACQHLEMETYTWEVLPEGLRTGDVVDQLSAEYAWTLGEMKKRGLAA, translated from the coding sequence ATGCACCTCCCCCACGGCAATCATCTTGGCTACTGCACCAACATCCACCGCGGCGAAACGTTTGAAGAGACGTGGCGTGGCCTCCGGGACTATACCCTGCAGGTCCGGGAGCGCGTGGCCCCGGGGAAGCCCTATGGCATTGGCCTGCGCTTGAGTGAGCAGGCAGCCCGGGATCTCTCCGCGCCGTGCATGCTGGCTGAGTTTCAGGAGTGGCTGGAGGCGAATAATTGTTATGTATTCACCATCAACGGGTTTCCGTATGGTTCCTTCCACGGAACGCGAGTGAAGGAGCAGGTCTTCAAGCCGGACTGGACCACCAAGGAGCGGCTCGACTACACTTGCCTGCTCTTCGACTTACTCGCAAAACTGCTGCCCAAGGGCATGAGCGGCAGCGTGAGCACCCTGCCGGGATCCCATAAGGAATTCGGCATCGGCGGCGATGAGTTAAACGCCATTTTCGACAACCTGAAGGCCTGCTCGGAACACATCCAGCGCCTGTGCGATGCAACTGGGCATGACCTGCATCTGGGGCTGGAGCCGGAACCGCTTGGCCTCTTTGAGACCAGTGGGGAGACGTTGAAATTCTTTGGCCTGTACCTCGATCGTCATCCGAAGGAACTCAATTTCTTCAAACGCGTGGGGCTGAACTACGACTGCTGCCATCTGGCGGTGGAGTTTGAGGAGGCCGGGGAAGCGCTCGATCGCATCACCAGCGCTGGCATTCGCCTGAGCAAACTGCACCTCAGCTCCGCCCTGAGCCTGCAACCGACGAAGGAGAACCTCGAGCGCCTGCGTGGCTATGATGAGCCGGTGTACTTCCACCAGGTGGTGGTGAAGGAAGGTGAGGCGCCGCTGCGCCGCTTCCGCGATATCCCGAATGCGCTGGAGATGGCTGCGCAAACACCGAACGATCTCGGCGAAGAGTGGCGAGTGCATTTCCACATCCCTCTGCATGCTGAGCCGAGTGGGGGATTCCGCGATACCAAGGACCATCTTCTCGGTGCCCTGGATTGGTTGCAGGTCAATCCCACGGCCTGCCAGCATCTGGAAATGGAGACCTACACCTGGGAAGTGCTGCCTGAAGGGCTGCGCACCGGGGATGTGGTGGACCAGCTCAGCGCAGAATACGCGTGGACCCTGGGCGAAATGAAGAAACGCGGATTAGCGGCCTAG
- a CDS encoding cupin domain-containing protein has translation MKYELSPGNLLQKSEDPRAGAELFHTLLESPYVKLEHIISHGQASPPDFWYDQDEDEWVLLLRGEATLEFADGGMVRLTAGDHLTVPKRVRHRVHRTSEDAIWLALFLKV, from the coding sequence ATGAAATATGAGCTCTCCCCAGGTAACCTGCTGCAGAAATCGGAAGACCCACGCGCAGGTGCCGAACTTTTCCACACCCTCTTGGAGTCGCCATACGTAAAATTGGAACACATCATCTCCCACGGACAGGCGAGTCCACCAGACTTCTGGTACGACCAGGATGAAGATGAATGGGTGCTGCTCCTACGGGGTGAAGCGACGCTTGAATTTGCCGACGGCGGCATGGTGCGACTCACCGCAGGAGATCACCTGACCGTCCCCAAACGCGTGCGCCATCGGGTGCACCGGACCAGCGAAGATGCGATTTGGCTGGCGCTTTTCTTGAAGGTGTGA
- a CDS encoding circularly permuted type 2 ATP-grasp protein, producing the protein MLFNGYANDDFFDEMFAEDGSVRNHYSNIMDRFNRLDPPEWSQRQTATDLAFMRGGVTFTVYSDSQGTERIFPFDLVPRVIPANEWKVIESGLIQRITALNMFLHDLYHEQKILQDRVIPPHYVLNAKHYRREFMNVNVPKDIYVHICGTDLIRGRDGTYLVLEDNLRCPSGASYMLENRAAVKRAFPRLYQANTVRRVDTYSADLLKVLNHVAPGNLGNEQPNVVLLTPGVYNSAYFEHSFLARQMGIPIVEGRDLVVRDMRVYMRTTAGLMPVDVIYRRIDDDFLDPSVFRADSLLGVPGLVNAIRAGNVSLANSIGTGVADDKVIYYFVPKIIKYYLDQDPILPNVDTYLASEPQDRMYILENLHKLVVKSANEAGGYGMLMGPWAAKEEIEEFRKQILANPRNFIAQPPISLSRHPTWVGEGFEGRHVDLRPYILYGDKITVTPGGLTRVALRKGSLVVNSSQGGGSKDTWVLQGDA; encoded by the coding sequence ATGCTCTTCAACGGCTACGCCAACGACGACTTTTTTGACGAGATGTTTGCCGAGGATGGTTCCGTCAGGAACCACTACTCGAACATCATGGACCGGTTCAACCGTCTGGATCCACCCGAGTGGTCCCAGCGACAGACCGCCACCGACCTGGCCTTCATGCGTGGAGGCGTGACTTTCACGGTCTACTCGGATTCGCAAGGCACCGAGCGCATCTTCCCCTTTGACCTGGTACCTCGCGTCATCCCGGCAAACGAGTGGAAGGTGATCGAGAGCGGCCTCATCCAGCGCATCACCGCGCTGAACATGTTCCTGCACGATCTCTATCACGAGCAGAAGATCCTGCAGGACCGAGTAATCCCCCCGCATTACGTGCTGAATGCAAAGCACTATCGCCGGGAGTTCATGAATGTGAATGTGCCCAAGGACATCTATGTCCACATCTGCGGCACGGACCTGATTCGCGGACGTGATGGCACTTATCTCGTGCTGGAGGACAACCTGCGCTGCCCCAGCGGCGCGAGCTACATGCTGGAGAACCGCGCCGCCGTGAAGCGCGCCTTCCCCCGCCTCTATCAAGCGAACACTGTGCGCAGGGTGGACACCTACTCCGCCGATCTCCTCAAAGTACTCAACCACGTGGCGCCCGGCAATCTGGGCAATGAACAGCCCAATGTCGTGCTGCTCACTCCGGGTGTGTACAACAGCGCCTACTTCGAGCATTCCTTCCTCGCCCGGCAGATGGGCATCCCGATTGTGGAGGGACGAGACCTCGTCGTACGCGACATGCGCGTGTACATGCGCACCACTGCAGGTCTCATGCCGGTGGATGTGATCTATCGACGCATCGATGATGACTTCCTGGATCCCTCTGTCTTCCGTGCAGATTCGCTTCTCGGCGTTCCCGGATTGGTAAATGCCATCCGTGCAGGAAATGTCAGTCTCGCAAACAGCATCGGCACCGGCGTCGCGGATGACAAGGTCATCTACTACTTCGTGCCGAAGATCATCAAGTACTACCTCGACCAGGATCCCATCCTGCCGAATGTGGACACATATCTCGCCAGCGAGCCTCAGGATCGCATGTACATCCTGGAGAATCTGCACAAGCTCGTGGTGAAATCCGCCAACGAAGCCGGCGGCTACGGCATGCTCATGGGGCCATGGGCTGCGAAGGAGGAAATCGAAGAATTCCGCAAACAGATCCTGGCGAACCCGCGCAACTTCATCGCCCAGCCGCCCATTTCACTCTCGCGGCATCCCACCTGGGTGGGCGAGGGTTTCGAGGGCCGCCACGTCGACCTTCGCCCCTACATCCTCTATGGGGACAAGATTACCGTGACCCCCGGAGGCCTGACCCGTGTGGCCTTGCGAAAAGGTTCCCTCGTGGTGAATTCCTCCCAGGGCGGCGGCTCCAAGGACACCTGGGTCTTGCAGGGAGACGCCTGA
- a CDS encoding M48 family metalloprotease, whose protein sequence is MSLSPTSYHTELLGFLQKQEPELWQWFSEPAHRSEVTEGIRRELLTTSYRLEGPQHAELQAAAKEAAEALGIATPITLYQSQEAVPAPNAAICQLPGEIHIVFYGSMLGILRGRELHAVLGHELAHFILWQHEGGVHHTVDRLAHACASDPRAQASHLQSARRLRLNTELFADRGSLKVTGNLPVTVAALVKAATGMAEVSGESYLKQAAEVCESWRTKSAGQTHPELFLRAHCLSLWHERGEDAEAEIERMINGPVSLDELDLPAQEALSAFTRRVIAQLLRPRWIRTDLVMAHARLFFSDLQPHEETDASLEKDAPDHVEGKAEYFAAVLLDFATVDEELDDMPLRACLLMSSRLGIEKAFDKMVGKELDMKVREIKALRTGAAELLAKQEEAQA, encoded by the coding sequence GTGTCGCTTTCCCCCACCAGCTATCACACGGAACTTTTGGGCTTTCTCCAGAAGCAGGAGCCGGAACTCTGGCAGTGGTTCTCCGAACCAGCCCACCGTTCTGAGGTGACCGAAGGGATACGGCGAGAACTGCTCACCACCAGCTATCGGCTGGAGGGGCCGCAGCATGCCGAGCTTCAGGCGGCCGCAAAGGAAGCGGCGGAGGCGTTGGGCATTGCGACGCCTATCACGCTCTATCAATCGCAGGAGGCGGTGCCGGCGCCCAATGCCGCCATCTGCCAGCTGCCGGGAGAGATCCACATTGTCTTTTATGGAAGCATGCTTGGCATTCTGCGTGGGCGGGAACTGCATGCGGTGCTGGGGCATGAGCTGGCCCACTTCATCCTGTGGCAGCATGAGGGTGGGGTGCATCACACGGTGGATCGTCTCGCACATGCCTGCGCCAGCGATCCAAGGGCGCAGGCATCGCATTTGCAGAGTGCACGGAGGCTGCGGCTGAACACGGAGCTTTTTGCGGATCGCGGCTCCCTGAAGGTGACGGGAAATCTGCCAGTCACGGTGGCCGCGCTGGTCAAGGCCGCGACCGGAATGGCGGAAGTGAGCGGCGAAAGCTATCTGAAACAGGCGGCGGAAGTATGCGAGTCCTGGAGGACGAAGTCGGCAGGGCAGACGCATCCGGAACTCTTCCTGCGCGCACACTGTCTCTCACTCTGGCACGAACGTGGCGAGGATGCAGAAGCAGAAATCGAGCGGATGATCAATGGTCCTGTCTCGCTCGATGAACTGGATCTTCCGGCCCAGGAAGCTCTTTCGGCATTCACTCGTCGTGTGATCGCGCAATTGCTGCGGCCACGGTGGATCCGAACTGATCTGGTGATGGCGCATGCACGGTTGTTCTTTTCCGACCTCCAACCGCATGAGGAGACGGATGCCTCGCTGGAAAAGGACGCCCCTGACCATGTGGAAGGCAAGGCGGAGTATTTCGCGGCCGTGCTGCTGGACTTCGCCACGGTGGATGAGGAACTTGATGACATGCCTCTGCGTGCGTGCCTGCTGATGAGCAGCCGCCTGGGCATTGAGAAGGCATTCGACAAAATGGTGGGGAAGGAACTGGATATGAAGGTGCGTGAGATCAAAGCACTGCGCACGGGCGCTGCGGAATTGCTGGCGAAACAAGAGGAGGCACAGGCGTGA